The Actinoplanes sp. N902-109 genomic interval GGCGTGGTGACCGGCCGCGACGCCCTCGGGAAGAAGGCCGCTGACCTGCTGGAGAACGCCGGCCCCGACTTCGTCTTCACCGAGGTCGGGCTGCGCTACGCCACCGCCGACACGGGCGCACTGGCCTGGGAGTTCGGTCCCGCCGGAGCGCCAGTGGCGCGCGGCATCGACATCATCACGGTCAAGGACGGCCGGATCGCCACGCTGCTGACGATGTTCGCCGGCTGAGCCCGCGGAGACCACCGCTCAGTTGACCGTCGGCGGAGGTGGCCGGCGCATTCCGCTGCTCTGTGCCGACGAGCAGGCGGTCGTGTCCGGCCGTGATGCGGACGGGGCGGCGTGGCCGGCGCGCAGGCGGGGCCGTGAGCCGTCCAGCCGGAGGTCTGCGTCACGCCGGGGAACTTTCGGCCCGGTCGCGCCGACTGCCCAGGTGTGCGTGGTGTGGTGAAGGCGCCGGTTCTGGTCGCAGCAGTGACCGGAACGGCCGTGGTGGTGCTGGTTGCGGCGTTGGAGTTCGGCGGGGCGGTGGACGGCTCCGTGTTACCGGGCATCCCGAGTCCCGGCCCGCTGACCGAGTGGGCGCTTCCCGCGCTCACCATGCTGTCCACGGTGCTGGGCGTGCTGACGGTGGGCATGACCAGCACAGCGGCGTTCCTGCTGCCGGGCGACGGACCGAGCGTCGCAGCGCACGGCTGGGTCATGGTGCGCCGGTCAACCTGGATCGCATTGATCTGGTCCGTCGTGTCGATCATGCTGGTGTTGTTCACCGTCTCCGATCTGCTCGGCATGCCGATCGGACAGCTGAACCGGCAGGCGGTGGTGAGCTTCGCGTTCTCCGTCGCGCAGGGGCAGGCACTGGTGTGGCAGGCCGGTCTGGCGCTGCTGGTCGTTGTGCTTTCCCGGTGCGGGGTGTCGCGGGGCTTGACGGCGGTGACGGCCGGCGTCGCGTTGATCGCGCTGCTGCCGCCGGCGTTCACCGGGCATGCGGCCGGGGCCGGCAACCATCAGATCGCGGTGACGAGCCTGGCCCTGCACGTCGCGGCGGCATCGCTGTGGGTGGGTGGACTCGCCGGCCTTCTTCTCGTACGACGCCACCGCCGGTTCGCCGACACGGCCGCGCGCTACAGCCGGCTGGCGCTGGCCTGTTTCGTCGCCACCGCCGTCAGCGGGGCCGCCAACGCGGCGGTGCGCCTCGGCACCTGGAACGCCTTGCTCACCTCGCGGTACGGGACTCTGGTGCTGCTGAAGGTCCTCGCGCTGCTCGCCGTCGGGGTGATCGGCGCCGCGCACCGCACCCGTACGCTGCCTGCGCTGCGAGCGGGCGCACCGTGGGCCTTCCTGCGGCTGGCCGCCGGCGAACTGCTCGTGCTCGGCGCGGCGATCGGCCTGGCCGTGGCCTTGTCGCGCAGCCCTGCCCCCGTACCGGAAACCGTGGTCGAGCCCGACCCCCTGGTGGAACTGCTCGGCTTCGACCAGCCCAGCCCGATCACCGGTACGCGGCTGCTCGGCAGTCCGTTGCCCGACATGTTCTTCCTGACCCTGGTGGCCGTCGGCATCGCGGCTTATCTGACCGGCGTGCGCCGCCTGCGCCGGGCCGGGCACCCCTGGCCGCCGAGCCGCACGGCTTCCTGGGTCGCGGGCATGCTGCTGCTCGGCGCGATCACCTGCCTGGGCGTGGCCCGTTACGCATACGTCCTGTTCAGCGTCCACATGGTGCAACACATGGTGTTGTCCATGGCCGTACCTATCCTGCTGGTCGGCGGGGCGCCGGTCACCCTGGCACTGCGCGCGTTGCGCCGCCCGGCCGATCCTCAGGTGCGCGGTGCCCGGGAATGGCTGCTGATCGTGCTGCACAGCCGGGTGGTGCGCCTGCTCAGCCATCCCGTTGTCGCCCTGGCCATCTATGTCGTCAGTCTGTACGGGCTGTACATGGGTGGACTGCTCGGTACGTTGATGCGCTACCACCTCGGGCACCTGGCGATGCTCGTGCATTTCGTACTGGCCGGCTATCTGCTGTTCTGGGTGCTCATCGGCACCGACCCCGGGCGCCGCCGCGTCCACCCGGCGTTGCTGACCGTCGTGCACTTCCTCGCCATGGTGGCGCACGCCTTCTTCGGCTTCGTGCTGTTGCAGTCGAACACCGTCATCGCCGCCGACTGGTACACCTCCGTGCATCCCGCCTGGGCCCCGTCGCTGCTGGCCGATCAACGCCTCGGCGCGGGGCTGGCCTGGGCCTTCGGCGAGCTGCCCGCAGCGGCCATCATGCTGCTGCTGGTACGGCAGTGGATCCGCTCCGACGAACGGGAGCAGGCCCGGCTGGACCGGGCCGCCGACCGGGCCGAGGCTGCCGGTGTGGAAGACGAACTGGCGCGCTACAACGCTTTCCTCGCCGCAGCCGCCGCAGAAGATCGTTCCCGCCGGGAACTCGGCCGCCCCTGAACCCGACCTGACAACCATGCGAAAAGTACTGGTTCTCGGCCTCGTCCTGCTCGGCCTGTCCGCCTGCGGCTCGGGCACGGACACCGCCGATGCGGCCACCCCCGCCGCGGCGCCTTCCGCGTCGGCCGGCGCTGTGCTGACCATCAAGGACCCGTGGGTCAAGGCCGCCACCGCGGGCACCATGACAGCTGCATTCGGTCAACTCGTCAACACGAGCAATACAGACGTCACCATCGTCAAGGCAGCGTCCCCGGCCTCGCCCATGGAACTGCACGAGATGGCGATGCAGGACGGCAAGATGGTGATGCGCCCCAAGGAAGGCGGCTTCGTCATCAAGGCCGGCGGCACCCACGAGCTGTCCCCGGGCGGCGACCACCTCATGTTGATGAAGCCGGCGGCGGACATCGCCCCGGGCGACGAGGTGTCCTTCACGTTGACGCTCGCGGACGGCCGGACCGTGCCGTTCACCGCGATCGCCAAGCCGTTCGCGGGCGCCGGCGAGAGCTATGCGCCGTCCCCCATGGGGAGCATGGCGTCGTGAGGCCAGGCTCGCTGAGCCGGCGTCGCCTGCTGGGTGGCGGCGCCGTCGCCCTCGGCGGGGCGGCCGCCGGCGCCGTCGCTGCTTCCGCTGCCCGGGGCGCTCCCGCCCCGGCGCCGGGCCCTGTCCCCGATTACGGTACGTCCACAGTGGCCTTTCACGGCTTGCGGCAGGCGGGTGTGACCGAGGAACCACCCGCGCACGCCGCCTTCGTGGCATTCACGCTCGCCGCCGCCACGGACCGGCGTGTGCTCGGGCGCATGCTGCGGCTGCTGACCGACGACGTGGCCCGGTTGACCCGGGGCGAGCCGGCGCTGGGCGACACGGATGCCACGCTGGCTGTGCTGCCGGCGCGGCTGACCGTCACGTTCGGCTTCGGCCCCGGCCTCTACCGGGCGGCCGGGCTGCCTTCGCCGGTCGCCGACCTGCCCGCATTCGCCATCGACCGGCTGGAGAAGCGCTGGTCCGGCGGTGACCTGATGCTGCAGATCTGTGCGGACGACCCGCTGACGGTCGCCCACGCTCAGCGCATGCTCATCAAGGACGCCCGCCCGTTCGCCGCGGTGCGCTGGGTGCAGCAGGGCTTCCGGCGCAGCCCCGGCCTGGAAGCCCCCGGCCGCACCCAGCGCAACGTGCTCGGTCAGCTCGACGGCACCGCCAACCCGCGCGGCGCCGAGCTCGACACCGCGGTGTGGAATCCGGACGGCTCCACCACGCTGGTGCTGCGCCGCATCCGGGCCGAGATCGAGAAATGGGATCTGCTCAGCACCGGCGACAAGGAGAACGCGGTGGGCCGGCGCCTCGACTCCGGTGCCCCGCTCAGCGGCAGCACCGAGTTCGACGAACCCGACTTCACCGTGCTGGACGAGGCCGGCCTGCCCAATATGCCGGACTTCTCCCACGTCACCCGGGCCCGGGTGACCGACCCGGCGAAGAAGATCCTGCGTCGCCCGTACAACTATGACGGCGTGCCGGACGCGCTCGGTCGTCCCGACGCGGGGTTGATCTTCGCCGCCTATCAACGCGACACAGCCAGTCAATACGTGCCGATCCAGCAGCGCCTCGCCGAGCGTGACCTGCTCAACCAGTGGATCACCCCGATCGGCTCGGCCGTCTTCGCCATCCCGCCCGGCTGTCCCGAGGGCGGCTGGATCGGCGAGCAGCTTCTCTCATGATCCGGCGGGCTCGTCGACGGTGGTTGATGCGCGAACGCCTCTCGGCTGATCCGGCGGGCCCGCCAACGGCGGTTGAATCGCGAGCGCCTCTCGGTTGATCGGCGGGCCCGTCGAGGGCTGTCGCATCGGCTGGCGCCCCTCGGCTGATCCGGCGGCTCGGCCAGCCTTTTCGGCCGGTCAGGGTGTTGTGAGGGCGGTGCGGAGGCGGCGGAGGGCTTCGGTGCGGACGCCGGTCAGCACCGGTTCGGGGGTCGGGGCCGCGGGTCGTACGGTGACGGGGCGGGGCAGGCCGGCGGCGGCGGTGCGGATGTCGTCGATCAGGCCGGGGCCCCACGTGCCGCCGATAACGATCTCGTGCGGGTCGGCGAGCGCGGTAATCGCTGCGATCACGCCGGCCACGGCGGTGCCGATCGTTTGCCGGGTCCGGGTGTCGGCAGCGAGCAGGCGGTCCACGTCGATGGCGGTGGACTCCGGGCGGCGCAGGTTCAGACCGTCGAACATCTTGATGAACTGCACAGCTCGACCGTCTGGTCCAGTCGTCACCACGTGGGCGATCTCGCCGGTGAGGCCGTTGTGGCCGCGTCGTACCGTGCCGTCGTTGACGATCGCGCAGCCGAGCCCCTCACCGAGATAGAGGTAGGCGAAGTCGCCCGCGCCCGCGGGCTCGGCCAGAGCCGCCCAGTTGACGTCGTTGTCGACCACCACCTCCAGCGGGGCCAGGATGGCGACCGGGTCGAGCGTGCCCACCAGGAACGGCGCATCCGGCAGCTGAACCAGCCGGCCTGTCGCGCGGTCGACGGGGTCGGCGGCGCCCACGACCGCCAGCCGCGCCGGTTGTCCCGCCGCCGCACGGGCCTGCTCGGCCACCCGGCGCAGCGCGGCGGAGACCTGACGCGGGCGAGCCGGCCGGGTGATGCGCCGGGCCGCGCGGGAAACGACGTCGCCATAGGCGTCCAGGCATTCGGCGACGACGCCGGCGGGGGAGATGGTGACGGCGAGGGCGACGCCGACCGCGGGCGCCAGGGCGAAGTACGAACCGACTCGGCCCCGGCCGCGACCGCCGGGTGTGCGCTCGCCGGTGTC includes:
- a CDS encoding Dyp-type peroxidase; amino-acid sequence: MSRRRLLGGGAVALGGAAAGAVAASAARGAPAPAPGPVPDYGTSTVAFHGLRQAGVTEEPPAHAAFVAFTLAAATDRRVLGRMLRLLTDDVARLTRGEPALGDTDATLAVLPARLTVTFGFGPGLYRAAGLPSPVADLPAFAIDRLEKRWSGGDLMLQICADDPLTVAHAQRMLIKDARPFAAVRWVQQGFRRSPGLEAPGRTQRNVLGQLDGTANPRGAELDTAVWNPDGSTTLVLRRIRAEIEKWDLLSTGDKENAVGRRLDSGAPLSGSTEFDEPDFTVLDEAGLPNMPDFSHVTRARVTDPAKKILRRPYNYDGVPDALGRPDAGLIFAAYQRDTASQYVPIQQRLAERDLLNQWITPIGSAVFAIPPGCPEGGWIGEQLLS
- a CDS encoding copper chaperone PCu(A)C, producing the protein MRKVLVLGLVLLGLSACGSGTDTADAATPAAAPSASAGAVLTIKDPWVKAATAGTMTAAFGQLVNTSNTDVTIVKAASPASPMELHEMAMQDGKMVMRPKEGGFVIKAGGTHELSPGGDHLMLMKPAADIAPGDEVSFTLTLADGRTVPFTAIAKPFAGAGESYAPSPMGSMAS
- a CDS encoding ROK family transcriptional regulator, with amino-acid sequence MESAKPSLDLVSAVTDEHVLRTLMRHRRLTRAELAAEIGISKPTAAESVRRLTERGLVADTGERTPGGRGRGRVGSYFALAPAVGVALAVTISPAGVVAECLDAYGDVVSRAARRITRPARPRQVSAALRRVAEQARAAAGQPARLAVVGAADPVDRATGRLVQLPDAPFLVGTLDPVAILAPLEVVVDNDVNWAALAEPAGAGDFAYLYLGEGLGCAIVNDGTVRRGHNGLTGEIAHVVTTGPDGRAVQFIKMFDGLNLRRPESTAIDVDRLLAADTRTRQTIGTAVAGVIAAITALADPHEIVIGGTWGPGLIDDIRTAAAGLPRPVTVRPAAPTPEPVLTGVRTEALRRLRTALTTP
- a CDS encoding nuclear transport factor 2 family protein; amino-acid sequence: MSSVADLLAANLHDVFGNRDATDRRAAIDRIYTEDVSFIDPEGVVTGRDALGKKAADLLENAGPDFVFTEVGLRYATADTGALAWEFGPAGAPVARGIDIITVKDGRIATLLTMFAG
- a CDS encoding cytochrome c oxidase assembly protein — protein: MKAPVLVAAVTGTAVVVLVAALEFGGAVDGSVLPGIPSPGPLTEWALPALTMLSTVLGVLTVGMTSTAAFLLPGDGPSVAAHGWVMVRRSTWIALIWSVVSIMLVLFTVSDLLGMPIGQLNRQAVVSFAFSVAQGQALVWQAGLALLVVVLSRCGVSRGLTAVTAGVALIALLPPAFTGHAAGAGNHQIAVTSLALHVAAASLWVGGLAGLLLVRRHRRFADTAARYSRLALACFVATAVSGAANAAVRLGTWNALLTSRYGTLVLLKVLALLAVGVIGAAHRTRTLPALRAGAPWAFLRLAAGELLVLGAAIGLAVALSRSPAPVPETVVEPDPLVELLGFDQPSPITGTRLLGSPLPDMFFLTLVAVGIAAYLTGVRRLRRAGHPWPPSRTASWVAGMLLLGAITCLGVARYAYVLFSVHMVQHMVLSMAVPILLVGGAPVTLALRALRRPADPQVRGAREWLLIVLHSRVVRLLSHPVVALAIYVVSLYGLYMGGLLGTLMRYHLGHLAMLVHFVLAGYLLFWVLIGTDPGRRRVHPALLTVVHFLAMVAHAFFGFVLLQSNTVIAADWYTSVHPAWAPSLLADQRLGAGLAWAFGELPAAAIMLLLVRQWIRSDEREQARLDRAADRAEAAGVEDELARYNAFLAAAAAEDRSRRELGRP